The Aequorivita sublithincola DSM 14238 genome window below encodes:
- a CDS encoding glycogen/starch synthase, translating to MKDKRVLYVSSEVIPYLPETEISSMSFEAPRMINNNGGQIRIFMPRYGNINERRHQLHEVIRLSGMNLVINDLDMPLIIKVASIPKERIQVYFIDNEDYFKRKATYADEDGNFYKDNDERAIFFAKGVIETVKKLNWAPDIIHVHGWLASFLPLYLRNYYGNEPLFENSKIVTSVYNQGFDGTLAKNTIEKLRYDAIDDEAIAKIEDPSYVNLMKVAIENSDAAIIGSEEIPKELEEYLNTIDKPVLKYHNMENFSQAYLDFYSEKVLK from the coding sequence ATGAAAGATAAGAGAGTCTTGTATGTGTCTTCCGAAGTAATACCATATCTTCCTGAGACCGAGATTTCTTCAATGTCGTTTGAAGCTCCACGAATGATTAACAACAACGGTGGGCAGATCCGCATTTTTATGCCGCGTTACGGCAATATTAATGAAAGAAGACACCAACTTCACGAAGTAATTCGCCTTTCTGGAATGAATCTGGTGATAAACGATCTTGATATGCCTTTAATAATCAAGGTTGCTTCTATTCCAAAAGAGCGCATCCAAGTTTATTTTATTGACAATGAAGATTACTTTAAAAGAAAAGCAACCTACGCAGATGAAGACGGCAATTTTTATAAAGATAATGACGAGCGCGCTATTTTCTTCGCCAAAGGAGTTATTGAAACCGTAAAAAAACTAAACTGGGCGCCAGATATCATTCACGTTCACGGATGGTTGGCTTCCTTTTTACCGCTTTACCTACGAAACTACTATGGCAATGAACCTTTGTTCGAAAATAGTAAAATAGTTACCTCTGTGTACAATCAAGGCTTTGATGGAACGTTAGCTAAAAACACCATTGAAAAACTTAGATATGACGCTATTGATGACGAAGCCATTGCAAAGATAGAAGACCCAAGCTACGTTAACTTAATGAAGGTAGCAATCGAAAATTCTGACGCGGCAATCATTGGTTCTGAGGAAATACCAAAAGAGCTTGAGGAATATCTTAACACAATTGATAAACCTGTGTTAAAATATCACAATATGGAAAATTTTTCGCAGGCATATTTAGATTTTTACAGCGAAAAAGTTTTAAAATAA
- a CDS encoding response regulator translates to MIVKTNITIVIADDHPMILKGLHDELIESNYNVVGQGINGKQALELIITHNPTIALLDIDMPILNGFEVIKKAKNKNVDTKFIVLSFYKENDYILQAKTLEINGYLLKEDSFSEIENCIENVLEGQICFSKSFAASSLRIVSEELKKIDNLTSSEKTILKLIAQQITTQEIAEQLFISKRTVEKHRSNITIKLEISNDSYYALGTWAYLHKNAILEL, encoded by the coding sequence ATGATTGTCAAAACAAATATCACCATCGTAATTGCAGATGATCACCCAATGATTCTTAAAGGGCTCCACGATGAGCTCATAGAGAGCAACTATAATGTTGTTGGTCAAGGCATTAATGGAAAGCAAGCACTAGAACTTATAATAACTCATAATCCAACCATTGCTCTTTTAGATATAGATATGCCGATTCTAAATGGTTTTGAAGTCATAAAAAAAGCCAAGAACAAAAACGTGGACACTAAATTTATTGTACTTTCTTTTTATAAAGAGAATGACTATATCTTGCAGGCCAAAACACTTGAAATAAACGGCTATCTGCTAAAGGAAGATTCTTTTTCTGAAATTGAAAATTGTATTGAAAATGTTCTGGAAGGTCAAATATGTTTCAGCAAATCTTTTGCAGCATCTTCATTAAGAATAGTTTCTGAAGAATTGAAAAAAATAGACAATTTAACTTCTTCTGAAAAAACTATTTTAAAACTAATAGCCCAACAAATTACAACCCAGGAAATTGCCGAGCAACTCTTCATTTCAAAACGCACTGTAGAAAAGCACAGAAGCAATATTACTATAAAACTAGAAATATCAAATGACTCCTATTATGCTCTTGGTACATGGGCTTATCTCCACAAAAACGCGATACTGGAACTTTAG
- a CDS encoding lysylphosphatidylglycerol synthase transmembrane domain-containing protein, whose translation MSRSLSKFLQIAIPLGLGVFLIWYIYQSFTPQQLEETKKYFADANYGFVLLSVVFSVLSHLSRSYRWNFMLEPLGYKTKLANNFMAISVAYLMNIFIPKSGEVSRGIILDKYESVPFQKGFGTIISERVVDLIFLLFFTAIALLIKFDVLYEYVMASIPPSLLYVLIFGIVLMAISIPLYIKFSKSNINKKLKSFVIGLKEGVFSILKMKKKGAFLFHTFIIWGLYLLSFYTALHALPDTMNVPFGTIIITFVVGSFTFAFTNSGFGTYPAAVAGILTVFGVAKTVGTAFGWIVWISNISSIVFFGVISLVLLPVYNRKRLKL comes from the coding sequence TTGAGCCGCTCGCTTTCAAAATTTTTGCAAATTGCCATTCCGCTGGGATTGGGAGTTTTCTTGATTTGGTATATTTATCAATCCTTCACACCGCAACAACTTGAAGAAACTAAAAAATATTTTGCAGATGCAAATTATGGTTTTGTGTTGCTTTCCGTTGTATTTAGTGTTTTAAGCCATCTTTCACGATCATACCGTTGGAATTTTATGTTGGAACCTTTGGGCTATAAAACCAAACTGGCCAACAATTTCATGGCAATTTCTGTGGCGTATTTAATGAATATTTTTATTCCGAAAAGCGGCGAAGTTTCCAGAGGAATTATTTTAGATAAATATGAAAGCGTACCTTTTCAAAAAGGTTTTGGAACTATAATTTCTGAAAGAGTTGTAGATCTTATTTTCTTGTTATTTTTTACAGCTATAGCTTTGTTAATCAAGTTTGACGTGCTTTATGAGTACGTTATGGCAAGCATACCGCCATCGCTTTTATATGTTCTTATCTTTGGAATTGTTTTGATGGCCATAAGCATTCCATTGTATATTAAATTTTCAAAATCGAACATTAATAAGAAACTAAAAAGCTTTGTTATTGGTTTGAAGGAAGGCGTTTTCAGTATTTTAAAAATGAAGAAAAAAGGCGCTTTTCTTTTTCATACGTTTATTATTTGGGGGCTTTACTTGCTTTCTTTTTACACTGCGCTTCACGCACTTCCAGACACGATGAACGTTCCTTTTGGCACTATTATAATCACCTTTGTGGTGGGCAGTTTTACTTTTGCCTTTACCAATAGTGGCTTTGGAACCTATCCTGCTGCGGTTGCAGGTATCTTAACCGTTTTTGGTGTTGCCAAAACTGTAGGCACGGCCTTTGGTTGGATTGTTTGGATTTCAAACATTTCTTCCATTGTATTTTTTGGAGTGATTTCGTTAGTGCTACTTCCTGTCTATAATCGAAAACGACTGAAATTGTAA
- a CDS encoding aminotransferase class IV, which translates to MLQKSNPKNDNIQVFIKDKLYPRSEAKVSVFDSSVQGGDAVWEGLRVYPEGVVCMDKHLTRLHESAKTLAFVDIPSKEFIKKAIKQTLDSNGMNDDTHIRLTLTRGEKITSGMDPRLNQNGSCLIVLAEWKPLVYDNNHGIKVISTSQRRNSPQFLDSKIHHNNLLNNIIAKIQANVAGKDAGLMLDDRGFIAELNGSNLFMVKNGKVFTPYAHACLPGITRNSVIEMCKKNSIEIEEQDITLSQFYNADGVLATGTMGELTPIIEIDGRVVSKEDALQKRIIALFTKEVRGLCEKL; encoded by the coding sequence ATGCTTCAAAAATCCAACCCCAAAAACGATAACATCCAAGTATTTATAAAAGACAAACTCTATCCACGAAGTGAAGCAAAAGTTTCGGTTTTTGATAGCTCAGTCCAAGGCGGCGACGCGGTTTGGGAAGGTTTACGCGTTTATCCAGAAGGCGTGGTTTGTATGGATAAACACTTAACCCGTCTTCACGAATCTGCTAAAACATTGGCATTTGTAGATATTCCTTCCAAAGAATTCATCAAAAAAGCAATAAAGCAAACCCTCGATTCCAATGGAATGAATGATGATACTCACATTCGTTTAACATTAACACGTGGCGAAAAAATAACCAGCGGTATGGATCCACGACTCAACCAAAACGGCTCTTGCTTAATTGTTTTAGCCGAGTGGAAACCACTGGTATATGATAATAATCACGGCATAAAAGTTATTAGCACTAGCCAACGCAGAAACTCTCCACAATTTTTGGACAGTAAAATCCATCATAATAACTTACTCAATAATATAATCGCTAAAATTCAAGCAAATGTTGCTGGAAAAGACGCTGGATTGATGCTAGACGACCGTGGTTTTATAGCTGAACTGAATGGTAGCAACCTATTTATGGTTAAAAATGGAAAGGTCTTTACGCCTTATGCTCACGCCTGTCTCCCAGGAATTACGAGAAATTCAGTGATAGAAATGTGTAAAAAGAATTCAATTGAAATTGAAGAACAAGACATCACACTTTCTCAATTCTACAATGCAGATGGGGTTTTGGCAACCGGTACTATGGGCGAATTAACGCCAATTATTGAAATTGATGGAAGGGTTGTTTCAAAAGAAGATGCTCTTCAGAAAAGAATAATTGCTCTTTTTACGAAAGAAGTTCGTGGATTGTGTGAAAAGCTATAG
- the panC gene encoding pantoate--beta-alanine ligase, protein MVIYTQKETLIQALSFAKKKDKIGFVPTMGALHEGHISLIKKALEENDLVVVSIFVNPTQFDNSADLKKYPRTADDDISLLKKLKGEVIVYLPEVSDLYEDSVSVKNYNFGGLANEMEGKHRSGHFDGVGTIVNKLFRIVKPNVAYFGEKDFQQLQIVKKLVSIENLPIKIVGCPIFRELNGLAMSSRNKRLTAKQFEEATIIYKTLKEVKEKFSSTSIADLNALVAERFLQNPIMNLEYFEIANEKTLKTAKRKNKASKYRAFIAAFAGEIRLIDNMPLN, encoded by the coding sequence ATGGTAATATACACCCAGAAAGAAACATTGATACAGGCCTTGTCCTTCGCTAAGAAAAAGGACAAAATAGGTTTTGTGCCAACTATGGGTGCCTTGCATGAAGGACACATCTCGTTGATAAAGAAAGCTTTAGAAGAAAACGATTTAGTGGTCGTAAGTATTTTTGTAAACCCAACCCAATTTGATAATAGTGCGGATTTAAAAAAATATCCTCGCACAGCGGATGATGATATTTCGCTTTTAAAAAAATTGAAAGGCGAAGTAATTGTGTATTTACCAGAAGTTTCAGACTTATATGAAGATTCTGTTTCGGTAAAAAACTACAATTTTGGCGGCTTGGCAAATGAAATGGAAGGCAAACACCGAAGCGGACATTTTGACGGAGTTGGAACTATTGTAAATAAACTCTTCAGAATTGTGAAACCAAACGTGGCTTATTTTGGCGAAAAGGATTTTCAGCAATTACAAATAGTAAAAAAATTGGTTTCCATTGAAAACCTTCCTATAAAAATCGTAGGATGTCCCATTTTTAGAGAACTCAACGGACTTGCAATGAGTTCGCGCAACAAACGACTAACCGCAAAACAATTTGAAGAAGCAACAATCATTTATAAAACGCTGAAAGAAGTAAAAGAAAAATTTAGTTCAACTTCTATTGCAGATTTAAATGCTTTGGTTGCGGAACGGTTTTTGCAAAACCCAATAATGAATTTGGAATATTTTGAAATAGCCAACGAAAAAACGCTCAAAACTGCAAAACGAAAAAATAAAGCTTCAAAATACAGAGCTTTTATTGCAGCATTTGCGGGCGAAATTCGGCTAATCGATAATATGCCTTTAAATTAA
- a CDS encoding DUF4270 domain-containing protein, translated as MKIKNLLPIAGTILFMIIAMSSCQEDISTIGSELLGDEIPNGILDDSQTVISYSRKLGPVQSNRLPAYQLGVYNDPVYGKSTVKLLSQLTLEKNNPTFGDTALIDSVFVYLPFFSTATTVDSTTTYELDSIYGNAPINVNIYKSDYFLRDYDPNSGFQEFQNYYTDQSALFQSYWGEELGSVENFIPSNSGFILNKGKDDEEKLGPGLRVKLDSTFFQDKFLALEGKEELRNSNNFKNYIRGLYFDVSTVDNDGSLFIFDAANANVTIFYSSKNEGEKKSNVFKLNFGGINVNTFQNQLSQEVQTAIANPNIETGDENLYLRGGDGIISVVELFGKDLDNNGVADDLELLRSKKWIINEANLIFYVNQDLMVGGVTEPERILIYDLKNSNILADYLLDPTNGLAPINALTNHYGRLERGSDGNGNFYKMKITSHISNLINKDSTNVPLGIMVSQNVTIRTTQKLQNPMEPSIKEVPSSAVVSPEGTILYGNATPNQDKRLKLQIYYTEPK; from the coding sequence ATGAAAATTAAAAATTTGCTGCCTATAGCTGGCACTATTTTGTTTATGATTATTGCAATGTCTTCTTGTCAAGAAGATATTAGCACAATTGGATCTGAACTATTGGGAGATGAAATTCCAAATGGAATTTTAGACGATTCGCAAACAGTTATTTCCTATAGCAGAAAACTTGGACCCGTGCAGAGCAACAGATTGCCCGCATACCAATTAGGAGTTTATAACGATCCCGTTTATGGAAAATCTACCGTAAAGTTACTTTCACAGCTTACTTTAGAAAAAAACAATCCAACCTTTGGTGACACAGCATTAATAGACAGTGTTTTCGTGTATTTACCATTTTTTAGTACCGCAACTACAGTGGATAGTACAACCACATACGAGCTGGATTCTATCTATGGAAATGCGCCAATAAACGTAAACATCTATAAGTCAGATTATTTCTTAAGAGATTATGACCCGAATAGTGGATTTCAGGAATTTCAAAATTATTATACGGACCAAAGTGCCCTCTTTCAAAGTTATTGGGGCGAAGAACTTGGTTCTGTAGAAAATTTTATTCCAAGCAATAGCGGATTTATTCTAAATAAAGGGAAAGATGATGAAGAGAAACTTGGTCCTGGATTGCGCGTGAAACTAGATTCCACTTTTTTTCAAGATAAATTTCTAGCCTTGGAAGGAAAGGAAGAATTGCGCAACAGCAATAACTTCAAAAATTATATTAGAGGACTTTACTTTGACGTAAGCACTGTAGACAATGATGGAAGCCTTTTCATTTTCGACGCAGCGAATGCCAATGTCACGATCTTTTATAGTTCAAAAAATGAAGGCGAGAAAAAAAGTAATGTTTTCAAGCTTAATTTTGGAGGTATTAATGTGAATACCTTTCAAAATCAACTATCTCAAGAAGTACAGACTGCAATAGCAAACCCCAATATAGAAACTGGAGATGAAAATCTTTACCTGCGTGGTGGGGACGGAATTATTTCAGTAGTTGAACTCTTCGGAAAAGATCTAGACAATAATGGAGTTGCAGATGATTTGGAGTTACTTAGAAGTAAAAAATGGATTATCAACGAGGCAAATCTAATCTTTTATGTGAATCAAGATTTAATGGTAGGCGGAGTTACAGAACCTGAAAGAATCCTTATTTACGACCTTAAAAATAGTAATATTTTAGCAGATTATTTATTAGATCCAACCAATGGTTTGGCACCAATAAACGCGTTGACCAACCATTATGGTAGACTGGAAAGAGGTAGTGATGGTAATGGTAACTTCTATAAAATGAAAATTACGAGTCACATTAGCAATCTTATAAATAAAGACAGTACAAATGTGCCTTTGGGAATTATGGTTTCACAAAATGTTACAATCCGTACAACCCAAAAACTTCAAAACCCAATGGAACCTAGCATAAAAGAGGTGCCGTCAAGTGCCGTTGTTTCTCCTGAAGGAACCATTCTATATGGAAACGCAACGCCTAACCAAGACAAAAGATTAAAACTTCAAATTTATTATACAGAACCAAAATAA
- the panD gene encoding aspartate 1-decarboxylase, with amino-acid sequence MQIHVVKSKIHRVKVTGADLNYIGSITIDEDLMDAANIIEGEKVQIVNNNNGERLETYAIPGPRNSGEITLNGAAARRVAPGDVLILITYALMELEEAKAFKPSMVFPNEDTNLLQ; translated from the coding sequence ATGCAAATACACGTAGTAAAATCTAAAATTCATAGAGTAAAAGTTACAGGTGCCGATTTAAATTACATCGGTAGTATCACTATTGACGAAGATTTGATGGACGCGGCCAACATTATTGAAGGCGAAAAAGTCCAAATAGTAAACAACAACAACGGCGAACGTCTTGAAACCTACGCTATCCCAGGTCCGCGAAATAGTGGGGAAATCACCTTAAACGGTGCCGCCGCAAGACGCGTCGCTCCCGGCGATGTGCTTATTCTCATCACCTATGCGCTTATGGAACTTGAAGAGGCAAAAGCCTTCAAGCCTTCAATGGTTTTTCCAAACGAAGATACAAACCTACTCCAGTAA
- the glmS gene encoding glutamine--fructose-6-phosphate transaminase (isomerizing) — protein sequence MCGIVGYIGKRDAYPIILNGLKRLEYRGYDSAGIALFDGNDIQLCKTKGKVANLEEKAEKEISLKGNLGIGHTRWATHGVPNDVNSHPHYSNSGDLVLIHNGIIENYGSLKKELIKRGYTFKSETDTEVLVNLIEDIQKNEDVKLGKAVQIALNQVVGAYAIALFDKKKPDEIVVAKLGSPLAIGVGDDEFFVASDASPFIEFTNNAIYLEDEEMAIIRLGRDVKVRKIKDDKLVAPYIQELQLNLEQIEKGGYEHFMLKEIFEQPSVIKDTYRGRLLADQGIVRLGGLEDHIEKFINADRIIIVACGTSWHAGLVAEYIFEDLVRIPVEVEYASEFRYRNPIISEKDVVIAISQSGETADTLAAIKLAKSKGAFVYGVCNVVGSTISRETHSGTYTHAGPEIGVASTKAFTTQITVLAMMALRLAKAKGTISKPDYMLYLRELELIPTHVEEALKTDSKIEEISAVFKDARNFLYLGRGYNFPVALEGALKLKEISYIHAEGYPAAEMKHGPIALIDEQMPVVVIAIKSDHYDKVVSNIQEIKARKGKIIAVVSKGDTVVREMADYVMEVPHTPEALTPLVTTIPLQLLSYHIAVMLGRNVDQPRNLAKSVTVE from the coding sequence ATGTGTGGAATTGTAGGCTACATAGGCAAAAGAGATGCATACCCAATCATTCTAAACGGTTTAAAACGTTTAGAATATAGAGGCTATGACAGTGCAGGAATAGCTCTTTTTGATGGAAATGACATTCAACTTTGTAAAACAAAAGGCAAAGTTGCAAATCTTGAAGAAAAAGCTGAAAAGGAAATTTCGCTTAAAGGAAACCTTGGCATTGGCCACACTCGTTGGGCAACGCACGGAGTTCCTAATGATGTGAACAGCCATCCACACTACTCCAACAGCGGCGACTTGGTTCTGATCCACAACGGTATTATTGAAAATTATGGTTCTCTTAAAAAAGAATTGATAAAAAGAGGATATACTTTCAAATCTGAGACAGATACTGAAGTTTTGGTAAATCTTATTGAGGATATTCAAAAAAATGAAGATGTAAAACTTGGAAAAGCAGTTCAGATTGCTTTAAATCAAGTGGTAGGTGCTTATGCAATTGCACTTTTCGACAAAAAAAAGCCGGATGAAATAGTTGTTGCAAAACTTGGAAGTCCTTTAGCTATAGGCGTTGGGGATGACGAATTTTTTGTGGCCAGCGATGCTTCTCCTTTTATTGAATTCACCAACAATGCCATTTATTTAGAAGATGAAGAAATGGCAATCATCCGTCTTGGACGCGATGTAAAAGTGCGAAAAATAAAAGACGATAAATTGGTGGCTCCTTACATTCAAGAACTTCAACTTAACTTGGAGCAAATTGAAAAAGGAGGTTATGAACATTTTATGCTCAAGGAAATTTTTGAACAACCTTCCGTTATAAAAGACACCTATCGCGGTAGATTACTTGCCGATCAAGGTATTGTAAGACTTGGAGGTCTTGAAGATCATATAGAAAAATTTATCAACGCAGACCGAATTATTATCGTTGCCTGCGGAACATCTTGGCACGCCGGTTTGGTGGCCGAATATATTTTTGAAGATTTGGTTCGCATTCCTGTTGAAGTGGAATATGCTTCAGAATTCCGTTACCGCAACCCAATTATTTCAGAAAAAGACGTTGTTATCGCCATCTCACAAAGTGGCGAAACTGCAGATACGCTTGCCGCTATAAAATTAGCAAAATCTAAAGGAGCTTTCGTTTATGGCGTTTGTAACGTTGTAGGTTCAACCATTTCAAGAGAAACTCATAGTGGAACTTATACACACGCTGGTCCTGAAATTGGTGTTGCTTCAACAAAAGCATTTACTACACAAATTACGGTTTTAGCAATGATGGCGCTTCGTTTGGCAAAAGCGAAAGGGACCATTTCAAAACCAGATTATATGCTTTATTTGCGTGAACTGGAACTTATCCCAACCCACGTTGAAGAAGCTTTGAAAACAGATTCTAAAATTGAAGAAATCTCTGCTGTTTTTAAAGATGCCCGAAACTTCCTTTACTTAGGAAGAGGTTACAACTTCCCAGTTGCTCTGGAAGGCGCTTTAAAACTAAAGGAAATATCATACATCCACGCTGAAGGATATCCTGCAGCCGAAATGAAGCACGGCCCTATCGCTTTGATAGATGAGCAAATGCCGGTTGTAGTAATTGCAATTAAAAGCGACCACTATGACAAAGTTGTAAGTAACATTCAAGAAATTAAAGCTAGAAAAGGAAAAATTATAGCCGTAGTTTCAAAAGGAGATACTGTGGTTAGAGAAATGGCGGATTACGTTATGGAAGTGCCACACACTCCAGAAGCTTTAACGCCTCTGGTTACTACCATTCCGCTTCAATTATTATCATATCATATTGCAGTAATGTTAGGTAGAAATGTAGATCAGCCACGTAACTTAGCGAAGTCGGTTACTGTGGAATAG
- a CDS encoding alpha/beta hydrolase — protein sequence MKKILLLALCCFINYASFSQIIYEEFKSDKLGETRRLKIQLPRNYETNTEKKYPIVLVLDADYLFEPVAGNVDYFSYWEDMPESIVVGIMQGNTRYEDCAYDDKTFMPGQKGASFFEFIGTELIPYIDKKYRTAKFIVGVGHDFTANFLNYYLFKDPPLLNGYINLSPDMAPMMEERLATRIPQIPGKIFYYLATGSDDIKGLMEAAEDLNTQLKDVKSKSFNYYYDNFDGATHYSLGGRGIPNALEKMFSVYRPISKKEFTEVLLKTDTPISQYLLDKYKVIEDLFGITNNIRVNDFIATATAAEKRKQWESLREIATLAKKQYPETVLGPYYLGRYYEEIGEPKKAMKIFQGAFDKEEVDFITIDKMLDKADKIKTDFGY from the coding sequence ATGAAAAAAATTCTGCTTTTGGCACTTTGCTGCTTCATTAATTACGCTTCTTTTTCACAAATTATTTATGAAGAATTCAAATCTGACAAGCTTGGAGAGACAAGACGTCTAAAAATTCAACTTCCCCGAAATTACGAGACCAATACCGAAAAAAAGTATCCAATCGTTTTAGTCTTGGATGCAGATTATCTTTTTGAGCCTGTGGCTGGAAATGTGGATTATTTTAGCTATTGGGAAGATATGCCTGAATCTATAGTTGTAGGGATTATGCAAGGTAATACTCGTTATGAAGACTGCGCTTATGACGACAAAACTTTTATGCCAGGCCAAAAAGGCGCCAGTTTTTTTGAATTTATTGGGACGGAACTAATACCATACATTGACAAAAAATATCGAACTGCAAAATTTATTGTTGGGGTTGGTCATGATTTTACAGCCAATTTTCTTAATTATTATCTCTTTAAAGATCCACCGCTTCTCAATGGATACATAAACCTCAGCCCAGATATGGCTCCGATGATGGAGGAACGTCTTGCGACGCGGATTCCACAAATCCCAGGGAAAATATTTTACTATTTAGCAACAGGATCAGATGATATCAAGGGGTTGATGGAAGCTGCGGAAGACTTAAATACGCAGCTAAAAGATGTGAAGAGTAAATCCTTCAACTATTATTATGATAATTTTGATGGTGCAACGCATTATTCCCTTGGAGGGCGGGGAATTCCGAATGCTTTGGAAAAAATGTTTTCAGTTTATAGACCTATTAGCAAAAAGGAATTTACGGAGGTTTTATTAAAAACGGATACGCCAATTAGCCAATATTTATTGGATAAGTACAAAGTGATTGAAGATCTATTTGGTATTACAAACAATATTCGGGTTAATGATTTTATAGCCACGGCCACTGCTGCTGAAAAACGAAAACAGTGGGAATCCTTACGCGAAATTGCAACTTTGGCCAAAAAGCAATATCCAGAAACTGTTCTTGGACCTTATTATTTGGGACGTTATTATGAAGAAATCGGGGAACCCAAAAAAGCAATGAAAATCTTTCAAGGCGCTTTTGATAAAGAAGAAGTAGATTTTATAACCATTGATAAAATGCTGGATAAGGCAGATAAGATTAAGACAGATTTTGGCTATTAA